In Sparus aurata chromosome 3, fSpaAur1.1, whole genome shotgun sequence, the following are encoded in one genomic region:
- the LOC115578063 gene encoding lamin-A-like isoform X1, translating to MATPKNTPRGANTPISPNRITRLQEKEDLSNLNDRLAVYIDKVRFLEAENAGLRLRITESETEVSRELTGLKAAYETELADARQTLDSVAKERARLQLELGKLREDYKELKARNTKKESDLAGAQQRLKDLEALLNSKDASLTTALGEKRNLEVENRDLKAQVAKLDTSLGDARKQLQDEMLRRVDGENRIQTLKEELEFQRNLQSEELREVKRRHESRMVEMDNGHQQEFESKLAEALTEMRNQHELQIKMYKDEIEKTYNSKLENARQSADRSSHLVGAAHEELQQTRIRLESMSAQLSQLQKQLAAREAKIRDLEDALSRERDTTRRLLGEKDREMAEMRQQMQQQLDEYQELLDVKLALDMEICAYRKLLEGEEQRLRLSPSPPPIKVTASRSSTSAHSRSVNYGSQNSPAKRRRPNDTDSEASSFTGGAMARTRITQQASASGRVTVDEVDLEGKYVRMSNKSDEDQNLGNWQLKRQVGSGAPIIFKFPVKFTLKAGHRVTIWASGAGGTHNPPSDLVWKSQPSWGTGDLFQTTLISASGEEMAMRKVTRTQLEEEDDDMQVAHSTCGDSEYNLRSRTVVCGSCGLPSDKSSSCSVSSASRSFRSGGLSEGLLPHSYVFSTSTPRKAGFGMESCPIM from the exons ATGGCGACGCCCAAAAACACTCCCCGAGGTGCGAACACACCGATCTCCCCCAACCGCATCACGCGCCTCCAGGAGAAGGAGGACCTGTCCAACCTCAACGACCGGCTGGCCGTCTACATCGATAAGGTGCGCTTCCTGGAGGCCGAGAACGCCGGCCTGCGTCTGCGCATCACCGAGTCGGAGACCGAGGTCAGCCGGGAGCTGACGGGCCTGAAGGCAGCGTACGAGACGGAGCTGGCCGATGCCCGTCAGACTCTGGACTCCGTGGCCAAAGAGAGGGCGCGTCTGCAGCTGGAGCTGGGCAAGCTGAGAGAGGACTACAAAGAGCTGAAAGCAAG GAACACCAAAAAGGAGTCGGACTTGGCCGGAGCGCAGCAGAGGCTCAAGGACCTGGAGGCTCTGCTCAACTCCAAGGATGCGTCCCTCACTACGGCTCTGGGAGAGAAGCGCAACCTCGAGGTGGAAAACAGGGACCTGAAGGCGCAGGTTGCCAAG CTGGACACCAGTTTGGGCGATGCCAGGAAGCAGCTGCAGGATGAGATGCTGAGGAGGGTGGACGGAGAGAACCGCATCCAGACCCTCAAGGAGGAGCTGGAGTTTCAGAGGAACCTCCAATCTGAG GAACTGCGGGAAGTCAAGAGGCGCCACGAGTCTCGTATGGTGGAGATGGACAATGGCCACCAGCAGGAGTTTGAAAGCAAGCTGGCGGAGGCGCTGACCGAGATGCGTAACCAGCACGAGCTGCAGATCAAAATGTACAAGGACGAGATCGAGAAGACCTACAACTCCAAG CTGGAAAATGCCCGTCAGTCGGCCGACAGGAGCAGCCACCTGGTCGGAGCGGCACacgaggagctgcagcagacacGAATTCGCCTGGAGTCCATGTCGGCTCAGCTCAGCCAGCTGCAGAAACAG CTGGCGGCCCGTGAGGCGAAGATAAGGGACCTGGAGGACGCCCTGTCTCGGGAGCGGGACACCACTCGCCGCCTGCTGGGGGAGAAGGACAGAGAAATGGCCGAGATGAGGcagcagatgcagcagcagctggacgaGTACCAGGAGCTGCTGGATGTCAAGCTGGCTCTGGATATGGAGATTTGTGCCTACAGGAAGCTGctggagggagaggagcagag gctgcGTCTCTCCCCCAGCCCCCCGCCCATCAAAGTGACAGCAAGTCGCTCCTCCACGTCAGCTCACTCTCGATCGGTCAACTACGGCAGCCAGAACTCTCCTGCCAAGAGGCGCCGCCCCAACGACACCGACAGCGAGGCCTCCAGCTTCACAGGTGGAGCCATGGCCCGCACTCGCATCACCCAGCAGGCCTCAGCCAGCGGACGGGTCACCGTGGACGAGGTGGACCTGGAGGGGAAGTATGTCAGAATGAGCAACAAATCAGATGAG GATCAAAACCTGGGGAACTGGCAGCTGAAGCGGCAGGTTGGATCCGGTGCTCCCATCATCTTCAAGTTCCCGGTGAAATTCACCTTGAAGGCCGGACACAGGGTGACG ATCTGGGCTTCTGGTGCTGGTGGGACTCACAATCCTCCCTCTGACCTGGTGTGGAAGAGTCAGCCCTCCTGGGGCACCGGAGACCTGTTCCAGACCACCCTGATCAGCGCCAGTGGAGAG GAAATGGCGATGAGGAAGGTGACCCGCACACAgctggaagaagaagatgatgacaTG CAGGTGGCTCACAGCACCTGTGGGGACAGCGAGTATAACCTGCGGAGCCGGACGGTGGTCTGCGGCTCCTGCGGACTTCCTTCAGACAAATCCAGCAGCTGCTCGGTGAGCTCAGCCTCCCGCTCGTTCCGCAGCGGAGGCCTCTCCGAGGGTTTACTGCCGCACTCCTACGTGTTCAGCACCAGTACCCCTCGCAAG GCCGGATTCGGAATGGAGAGCTGTCCAATCATGTGA
- the LOC115578063 gene encoding lamin-A-like isoform X2 has protein sequence MATPKNTPRGANTPISPNRITRLQEKEDLSNLNDRLAVYIDKVRFLEAENAGLRLRITESETEVSRELTGLKAAYETELADARQTLDSVAKERARLQLELGKLREDYKELKARNTKKESDLAGAQQRLKDLEALLNSKDASLTTALGEKRNLEVENRDLKAQVAKLDTSLGDARKQLQDEMLRRVDGENRIQTLKEELEFQRNLQSEELREVKRRHESRMVEMDNGHQQEFESKLAEALTEMRNQHELQIKMYKDEIEKTYNSKLENARQSADRSSHLVGAAHEELQQTRIRLESMSAQLSQLQKQLAAREAKIRDLEDALSRERDTTRRLLGEKDREMAEMRQQMQQQLDEYQELLDVKLALDMEICAYRKLLEGEEQRLRLSPSPPPIKVTASRSSTSAHSRSVNYGSQNSPAKRRRPNDTDSEASSFTGGAMARTRITQQASASGRVTVDEVDLEGKYVRMSNKSDEDQNLGNWQLKRQVGSGAPIIFKFPVKFTLKAGHRVTIWASGAGGTHNPPSDLVWKSQPSWGTGDLFQTTLISASGEEMAMRKVTRTQLEEEDDDMVAHSTCGDSEYNLRSRTVVCGSCGLPSDKSSSCSVSSASRSFRSGGLSEGLLPHSYVFSTSTPRKAGFGMESCPIM, from the exons ATGGCGACGCCCAAAAACACTCCCCGAGGTGCGAACACACCGATCTCCCCCAACCGCATCACGCGCCTCCAGGAGAAGGAGGACCTGTCCAACCTCAACGACCGGCTGGCCGTCTACATCGATAAGGTGCGCTTCCTGGAGGCCGAGAACGCCGGCCTGCGTCTGCGCATCACCGAGTCGGAGACCGAGGTCAGCCGGGAGCTGACGGGCCTGAAGGCAGCGTACGAGACGGAGCTGGCCGATGCCCGTCAGACTCTGGACTCCGTGGCCAAAGAGAGGGCGCGTCTGCAGCTGGAGCTGGGCAAGCTGAGAGAGGACTACAAAGAGCTGAAAGCAAG GAACACCAAAAAGGAGTCGGACTTGGCCGGAGCGCAGCAGAGGCTCAAGGACCTGGAGGCTCTGCTCAACTCCAAGGATGCGTCCCTCACTACGGCTCTGGGAGAGAAGCGCAACCTCGAGGTGGAAAACAGGGACCTGAAGGCGCAGGTTGCCAAG CTGGACACCAGTTTGGGCGATGCCAGGAAGCAGCTGCAGGATGAGATGCTGAGGAGGGTGGACGGAGAGAACCGCATCCAGACCCTCAAGGAGGAGCTGGAGTTTCAGAGGAACCTCCAATCTGAG GAACTGCGGGAAGTCAAGAGGCGCCACGAGTCTCGTATGGTGGAGATGGACAATGGCCACCAGCAGGAGTTTGAAAGCAAGCTGGCGGAGGCGCTGACCGAGATGCGTAACCAGCACGAGCTGCAGATCAAAATGTACAAGGACGAGATCGAGAAGACCTACAACTCCAAG CTGGAAAATGCCCGTCAGTCGGCCGACAGGAGCAGCCACCTGGTCGGAGCGGCACacgaggagctgcagcagacacGAATTCGCCTGGAGTCCATGTCGGCTCAGCTCAGCCAGCTGCAGAAACAG CTGGCGGCCCGTGAGGCGAAGATAAGGGACCTGGAGGACGCCCTGTCTCGGGAGCGGGACACCACTCGCCGCCTGCTGGGGGAGAAGGACAGAGAAATGGCCGAGATGAGGcagcagatgcagcagcagctggacgaGTACCAGGAGCTGCTGGATGTCAAGCTGGCTCTGGATATGGAGATTTGTGCCTACAGGAAGCTGctggagggagaggagcagag gctgcGTCTCTCCCCCAGCCCCCCGCCCATCAAAGTGACAGCAAGTCGCTCCTCCACGTCAGCTCACTCTCGATCGGTCAACTACGGCAGCCAGAACTCTCCTGCCAAGAGGCGCCGCCCCAACGACACCGACAGCGAGGCCTCCAGCTTCACAGGTGGAGCCATGGCCCGCACTCGCATCACCCAGCAGGCCTCAGCCAGCGGACGGGTCACCGTGGACGAGGTGGACCTGGAGGGGAAGTATGTCAGAATGAGCAACAAATCAGATGAG GATCAAAACCTGGGGAACTGGCAGCTGAAGCGGCAGGTTGGATCCGGTGCTCCCATCATCTTCAAGTTCCCGGTGAAATTCACCTTGAAGGCCGGACACAGGGTGACG ATCTGGGCTTCTGGTGCTGGTGGGACTCACAATCCTCCCTCTGACCTGGTGTGGAAGAGTCAGCCCTCCTGGGGCACCGGAGACCTGTTCCAGACCACCCTGATCAGCGCCAGTGGAGAG GAAATGGCGATGAGGAAGGTGACCCGCACACAgctggaagaagaagatgatgacaTG GTGGCTCACAGCACCTGTGGGGACAGCGAGTATAACCTGCGGAGCCGGACGGTGGTCTGCGGCTCCTGCGGACTTCCTTCAGACAAATCCAGCAGCTGCTCGGTGAGCTCAGCCTCCCGCTCGTTCCGCAGCGGAGGCCTCTCCGAGGGTTTACTGCCGCACTCCTACGTGTTCAGCACCAGTACCCCTCGCAAG GCCGGATTCGGAATGGAGAGCTGTCCAATCATGTGA
- the LOC115578063 gene encoding lamin-A-like isoform X3, producing the protein MAAPPLNTSGCGLWLPRTRDWTQILVVYESYAPRNTKKESDLAGAQQRLKDLEALLNSKDASLTTALGEKRNLEVENRDLKAQVAKLDTSLGDARKQLQDEMLRRVDGENRIQTLKEELEFQRNLQSEELREVKRRHESRMVEMDNGHQQEFESKLAEALTEMRNQHELQIKMYKDEIEKTYNSKLENARQSADRSSHLVGAAHEELQQTRIRLESMSAQLSQLQKQLAAREAKIRDLEDALSRERDTTRRLLGEKDREMAEMRQQMQQQLDEYQELLDVKLALDMEICAYRKLLEGEEQRLRLSPSPPPIKVTASRSSTSAHSRSVNYGSQNSPAKRRRPNDTDSEASSFTGGAMARTRITQQASASGRVTVDEVDLEGKYVRMSNKSDEDQNLGNWQLKRQVGSGAPIIFKFPVKFTLKAGHRVTIWASGAGGTHNPPSDLVWKSQPSWGTGDLFQTTLISASGEEMAMRKVTRTQLEEEDDDMQVAHSTCGDSEYNLRSRTVVCGSCGLPSDKSSSCSVSSASRSFRSGGLSEGLLPHSYVFSTSTPRKAGFGMESCPIM; encoded by the exons ATGGCAGCGCCTCCGCTAAACACCAGCGGCTGTGGCTTGTGGCTACCGCGTACACGTGACTGGACGCAGATCCTTGTGGTCTATGAGTCATATGCACCGAG GAACACCAAAAAGGAGTCGGACTTGGCCGGAGCGCAGCAGAGGCTCAAGGACCTGGAGGCTCTGCTCAACTCCAAGGATGCGTCCCTCACTACGGCTCTGGGAGAGAAGCGCAACCTCGAGGTGGAAAACAGGGACCTGAAGGCGCAGGTTGCCAAG CTGGACACCAGTTTGGGCGATGCCAGGAAGCAGCTGCAGGATGAGATGCTGAGGAGGGTGGACGGAGAGAACCGCATCCAGACCCTCAAGGAGGAGCTGGAGTTTCAGAGGAACCTCCAATCTGAG GAACTGCGGGAAGTCAAGAGGCGCCACGAGTCTCGTATGGTGGAGATGGACAATGGCCACCAGCAGGAGTTTGAAAGCAAGCTGGCGGAGGCGCTGACCGAGATGCGTAACCAGCACGAGCTGCAGATCAAAATGTACAAGGACGAGATCGAGAAGACCTACAACTCCAAG CTGGAAAATGCCCGTCAGTCGGCCGACAGGAGCAGCCACCTGGTCGGAGCGGCACacgaggagctgcagcagacacGAATTCGCCTGGAGTCCATGTCGGCTCAGCTCAGCCAGCTGCAGAAACAG CTGGCGGCCCGTGAGGCGAAGATAAGGGACCTGGAGGACGCCCTGTCTCGGGAGCGGGACACCACTCGCCGCCTGCTGGGGGAGAAGGACAGAGAAATGGCCGAGATGAGGcagcagatgcagcagcagctggacgaGTACCAGGAGCTGCTGGATGTCAAGCTGGCTCTGGATATGGAGATTTGTGCCTACAGGAAGCTGctggagggagaggagcagag gctgcGTCTCTCCCCCAGCCCCCCGCCCATCAAAGTGACAGCAAGTCGCTCCTCCACGTCAGCTCACTCTCGATCGGTCAACTACGGCAGCCAGAACTCTCCTGCCAAGAGGCGCCGCCCCAACGACACCGACAGCGAGGCCTCCAGCTTCACAGGTGGAGCCATGGCCCGCACTCGCATCACCCAGCAGGCCTCAGCCAGCGGACGGGTCACCGTGGACGAGGTGGACCTGGAGGGGAAGTATGTCAGAATGAGCAACAAATCAGATGAG GATCAAAACCTGGGGAACTGGCAGCTGAAGCGGCAGGTTGGATCCGGTGCTCCCATCATCTTCAAGTTCCCGGTGAAATTCACCTTGAAGGCCGGACACAGGGTGACG ATCTGGGCTTCTGGTGCTGGTGGGACTCACAATCCTCCCTCTGACCTGGTGTGGAAGAGTCAGCCCTCCTGGGGCACCGGAGACCTGTTCCAGACCACCCTGATCAGCGCCAGTGGAGAG GAAATGGCGATGAGGAAGGTGACCCGCACACAgctggaagaagaagatgatgacaTG CAGGTGGCTCACAGCACCTGTGGGGACAGCGAGTATAACCTGCGGAGCCGGACGGTGGTCTGCGGCTCCTGCGGACTTCCTTCAGACAAATCCAGCAGCTGCTCGGTGAGCTCAGCCTCCCGCTCGTTCCGCAGCGGAGGCCTCTCCGAGGGTTTACTGCCGCACTCCTACGTGTTCAGCACCAGTACCCCTCGCAAG GCCGGATTCGGAATGGAGAGCTGTCCAATCATGTGA